The Schistocerca gregaria isolate iqSchGreg1 chromosome 4, iqSchGreg1.2, whole genome shotgun sequence genome contains a region encoding:
- the LOC126267302 gene encoding putative transferase CAF17 homolog, mitochondrial: MFTLLSRRSLKCFQLTALNSRTFTESFSKSRGNVYAVENLTQRGLLKVQGVDVHNFLQGLITNDIRHLESMNSIYTLFLNVKGRVMCDTIIYKTREENVLLIECDSSYIHLLQKHLKLYRVRRKIDIDVADDKLKVWVFYRPIDELDFSQGKVSYAKDIVSPETLGFYSHRDDVIICRDPRVAALGCRVVAPVYEIVRDTFARELGGSSLYDGFLNYRVHRYVLGIGEGICDLPPGVSFPLEANSDYLHGVSFHKGCYIGQELTARTHHTGVVRKRLMPVFFRSKPEIEIPSDAPIQLLDSSKKSIGKLRAVEGKVGLGLLRVTEAIAAKNITVMGVIGETCKPQWWPQEAPKDRLAVSREA, encoded by the coding sequence ATGTTCACGCTACTGAGCAGGAGATCACTGAAATGTTTTCAACTTACCGCATTGAACAGTAGAACATTTACTGAATCATTTTCCAAATCAAGAGGAAATGTTTATGCTGTAGAAAATCTTACGCAACGTGGGCTTCTGAAGGTGCAAGGAGTTGATGTTCACAATTTTTTGCAAGGACTAATAACAAATGATATCCGTCATTTAGAAAGTATGAATTCTATTTACACGTTGTTTCTGAACGTAAAAGGACGTGTTATGTGTGATACAATAATTTATAAAACTAGAGAAGAAAATGTTCTTTTGATTGAATGTGATTCGTCTTACATTCATTTACTTCAAAAACATCTTAAGTTATACAGAGTACGCAGGAAAATCGACATAGATGTTGCTGACGATAAATTGAAAGTATGGGTTTTTTATAGACCGATTGATGAATTAGATTTCTCACAAGGGAAAGTTTCGTATGCCAAGGATATCGTATCACCTGAAACTCTTGGATTTTACAGTCATCGTGATGATGTGATCATATGTCGCGATCCAAGAGTAGCGGCACTGGGATGTCGTGTTGTTGCCCCCGTATACGAAATTGTTCGTGATACTTTTGCAAGAGAATTAGGTGGTAGTTCATTATATGATGGATTCTTGAATTACAGAGTTCACAGATACGTTTTAGGAATAGGAGAAGGCATATGTGACCTACCACCAGGAGTGTCTTTCCCTTTGGAAGCAAATAGTGATTATCTGCATGGTGTAAGCTTTCACAAAGGTTGCTATATAGGACAGGAACTTACAGCACGAACACACCATACTGGTGTTGTTAGGAAACGCTTGATGCCAGTGTTTTTTAGGTCCAAACCAGAAATAGAAATACCATCTGATGCACCTATACAGCTACTAGACTCTTCCAAAAAATCTATTGGTAAATTGAGGGCCGTGGAAGGTAAAGTTGGCCTGGGGCTGCTGAGAGTAACAGAAGCCATAGCAGCAAAAAATATTACTGTGATGGGCGTTATAGGAGAGACTTGCAAACCACAGTGGTGGCCACAGGAAGCTCCGAAGGATCGCCTTGCTGTGAGCCGGGAAGCATGA